A window of Acinetobacter sp. TR3 contains these coding sequences:
- a CDS encoding class I SAM-dependent methyltransferase — MQTENPYWLEEAYDSAINDVDTGIMQRNHLCSKRATNLCALLKIKNEIILDFAGGYGIFTRLMRDVGFNVLWQDKYCANLLAKGFGYDGKSVKLLTAFEVFEHLERPINTLDEMFSISSNIFFSTLLIPEPTPKIEDWWYYGQNHGQHIGFYRKKTLKYLAKKYNKNLYSYNAEIHLLSENRISPILFKILMRFYNLFFIFTQKRVSSKIWNDYLEIGEKK, encoded by the coding sequence GTGCAAACAGAAAATCCATATTGGCTAGAAGAAGCATATGATTCAGCCATTAATGATGTTGATACTGGTATTATGCAAAGAAATCATTTGTGCTCAAAAAGAGCAACAAATTTATGTGCTCTTCTAAAGATAAAAAATGAAATTATTTTAGACTTTGCTGGTGGTTATGGTATTTTTACTCGTTTAATGAGAGATGTAGGATTTAATGTACTTTGGCAAGATAAATATTGTGCTAATCTATTAGCTAAAGGTTTTGGTTATGATGGGAAGAGTGTAAAGTTATTGACGGCTTTTGAAGTGTTTGAACATTTGGAAAGACCGATAAATACGCTGGATGAAATGTTTAGTATTTCCTCAAATATTTTCTTTTCCACTTTATTAATTCCAGAACCAACTCCAAAAATTGAAGATTGGTGGTATTATGGTCAAAATCATGGGCAACATATTGGTTTTTATAGAAAAAAAACCTTAAAATATTTAGCAAAAAAATATAATAAAAACTTATACTCATACAACGCTGAGATACATTTACTTTCAGAAAATAGAATTTCTCCTATATTATTCAAAATATTAATGAGATTTTATAATTTATTTTTTATTTTCACTCAAAAAAGAGTTTCTTCTAAAATATGGAATGATTATCTTGAGATTGGAGAAAAGAAATGA
- a CDS encoding class I SAM-dependent methyltransferase: MEHLRKPHVVLDNRNSKAIKIQKIIASERGFRQQDFILEIGTGSGGIAAYFAAQNIQFNVQTVDVVDSRVSKEGYQFQLVNGTTLPFEDESFDVVITNHVIEHVGESDAQLHHLCEIKRVLKKDGVAYLAVPNRWMLVEPHYQLIFLSWLPKKYRSKYLKKMRNIDFYDCEPFEKKQLENLFDIVDFSYQNQTIQALKILLQDERENHKFLYYMFLFIPDFVLRVFLGVIPTLIYTMKINRH, encoded by the coding sequence ATGGAACACTTAAGAAAGCCCCATGTTGTTCTGGATAATCGAAATAGTAAAGCCATTAAAATTCAAAAAATTATTGCATCCGAAAGAGGGTTTCGGCAACAGGATTTTATTCTTGAAATTGGTACAGGTAGTGGTGGAATAGCAGCATATTTCGCTGCACAGAACATACAATTTAATGTTCAGACTGTTGATGTAGTTGATAGTCGGGTATCTAAAGAAGGTTATCAGTTTCAGTTGGTTAATGGTACAACCTTGCCATTTGAGGATGAAAGTTTTGATGTCGTGATTACCAATCATGTAATAGAGCATGTAGGGGAATCGGATGCGCAGCTTCATCATCTTTGTGAGATAAAGCGTGTATTAAAGAAAGATGGTGTTGCTTATTTGGCAGTCCCAAATAGATGGATGCTAGTTGAACCTCATTATCAGTTAATTTTTTTAAGCTGGTTACCGAAAAAATATCGTTCAAAATATCTTAAAAAGATGAGAAATATTGATTTTTATGATTGTGAACCATTTGAGAAGAAACAGCTGGAAAATTTATTTGATATTGTTGATTTTTCTTACCAAAATCAAACGATTCAGGCACTTAAGATTTTATTGCAAGATGAAAGAGAAAATCATAAATTTTTGTATTATATGTTCTTGTTTATCCCTGATTTTGTGTTAAGAGTATTTCTAGGTGTTATTCCAACTTTAATTTATACAATGAAAATCAATAGGCATTGA
- a CDS encoding glycosyltransferase family 2 protein, producing MAISVVLPAKNEAAAIGQTIEKIKQLQAIDEIEIIVVNDGSTDSTKVVAEQAGARVVSHPYSKGNGAAIKTGAREAIGDIIIFMDADGQHDPQDIPRLIEKIGQGYDLVVGARQKGSQASIGRGIANKLYNNLATYMTEHPVEDLTSGFRIVRADKFREFLYLLPNGFSYPTTSTMAFFRAGYSVGYVPIHAAKRIGKSHIKPIKDGVRFFLIIFKIATLFSPLKMFLPIAMILFVMATGWYGYTLYEFGRFTNMSALLYTGSVMIFLMGLISEQITNLMYKDGN from the coding sequence ATGGCAATTAGTGTGGTGCTGCCTGCTAAAAATGAAGCAGCTGCAATTGGACAAACAATTGAGAAGATTAAGCAGCTGCAGGCTATTGATGAAATTGAAATTATTGTAGTAAATGATGGTTCGACTGATTCAACCAAAGTTGTTGCTGAGCAGGCTGGAGCAAGAGTTGTATCGCATCCATACTCTAAAGGAAATGGTGCCGCAATTAAGACAGGAGCTAGGGAGGCTATTGGGGACATTATTATATTTATGGATGCCGATGGGCAACATGATCCACAAGATATCCCGCGTTTGATAGAGAAAATTGGGCAAGGTTATGATTTGGTTGTTGGGGCAAGACAAAAAGGTTCACAAGCAAGTATTGGTCGTGGTATTGCAAATAAGCTCTATAATAATTTAGCAACTTATATGACAGAGCATCCAGTAGAAGATCTTACTTCTGGTTTTAGAATTGTGCGAGCAGATAAATTTAGAGAGTTCTTATATTTATTACCAAATGGTTTTTCTTATCCCACCACCAGTACGATGGCTTTTTTTCGTGCAGGATATTCTGTTGGTTATGTCCCTATTCATGCGGCTAAACGAATTGGAAAAAGTCATATTAAGCCCATTAAAGATGGTGTAAGGTTTTTCTTGATTATCTTTAAAATAGCAACACTTTTCTCGCCATTAAAAATGTTTCTGCCAATTGCCATGATTTTATTTGTGATGGCAACAGGATGGTATGGCTATACCTTGTATGAATTCGGGCGGTTTACTAATATGAGTGCGTTACTTTATACAGGTAGTGTAATGATTTTTTTAATGGGGCTAATTTCGGAGCAGATTACCAATTTGATGTATAAAGATGGAAATTAA
- a CDS encoding pilin gives MQKGFTLIELMIVVAIIGILAAFAIPAYQDYIARSQATEGVAMASGKKTDVTDNLQNGNCGGGTFSGKYVQSMVISTGNAPCTFAITYRTTGTSNLISGKTLTLSMGANGSLVKSAGNIDNKYVPKANLP, from the coding sequence ATGCAAAAAGGTTTTACTCTTATCGAATTAATGATCGTTGTAGCGATCATTGGTATTTTGGCTGCATTCGCAATTCCTGCTTATCAAGACTATATCGCGCGTTCACAAGCAACTGAAGGTGTTGCTATGGCGAGTGGTAAGAAGACTGATGTAACAGACAACTTGCAGAACGGTAACTGTGGCGGTGGTACATTTAGTGGTAAGTATGTACAGTCTATGGTAATTAGTACTGGTAATGCGCCATGTACGTTTGCGATTACTTATAGAACTACTGGTACTTCTAATTTAATTAGTGGTAAAACATTAACTTTAAGTATGGGCGCAAATGGTTCTTTAGTTAAATCTGCTGGTAATATTGATAATAAATATGTACCTAAAGCAAACTTACCTTAA